Proteins co-encoded in one Spirosoma endbachense genomic window:
- a CDS encoding arginine deiminase family protein, protein MAENSTLPVIPQRIHVSSEIGTLKRLLIHSPDRGLGKVIPSKAQDWLFEDIVHLDMMRRDEYDYYVKILLYFLDPDKVRGKVASLGPDSDRSFFKPDHDDYFKSDKVIDIQRLLADILEDESIRIRLIAAICGIERTSFRTQQQLNQYDPAELAKIMISGSLPDLTMLFAPLPNFIFTRDIGIVINDHILLNKPAKLARTREALLTQYIFFNHPLFANYQDKIIEIPDNEHAFLLPDADVNRDVTRSTLEGGDVMMIAQRHLMIGVSERTTLYAAQQVMRLVFDKNLVDTVTILKIPKKRDYMHIDTIFTQVKRNVWVLLGSLARTGDEAKKRDVIHFFAPKDVSEDLKILQFIKGLEHKPIEIENLEDLLADISKNDLGATDPVQFIYSGNNEFPFGAREQWTDSCNLLALKDGVVIGYDRNEKTAEAFRGAGFEVVAAAKLLERFERGESSPETIENTFIMLPSAELSRARGGSHCMSLPLLREEV, encoded by the coding sequence ATGGCAGAAAATAGTACTCTGCCGGTTATTCCACAGCGCATTCATGTTTCGTCGGAAATTGGTACACTGAAGCGTTTGCTTATTCACAGTCCTGATCGGGGACTAGGTAAAGTTATACCCTCAAAAGCACAGGACTGGCTCTTTGAAGATATTGTACACCTCGACATGATGCGTCGGGATGAGTACGATTATTACGTTAAGATTCTGTTATATTTCCTTGATCCTGATAAAGTACGGGGCAAAGTGGCCAGCCTCGGACCCGACTCTGACAGGTCGTTCTTTAAACCTGACCACGACGACTATTTTAAGTCGGATAAGGTGATCGATATTCAGCGCCTGCTGGCCGATATTCTGGAGGACGAATCCATTCGCATACGGCTGATTGCCGCTATTTGTGGCATCGAACGCACATCGTTCCGCACTCAGCAGCAGCTAAACCAGTACGATCCGGCCGAACTGGCCAAAATAATGATTTCGGGGTCGTTGCCTGACCTGACAATGCTCTTTGCCCCGTTGCCGAACTTCATCTTCACGCGCGACATTGGCATCGTTATCAACGATCATATCCTGCTGAACAAACCCGCTAAACTGGCGCGAACCCGTGAAGCTTTACTGACTCAGTATATTTTCTTTAATCACCCGTTGTTTGCCAACTATCAGGATAAAATCATTGAGATTCCTGATAACGAACACGCCTTTTTGCTGCCGGATGCCGACGTAAATCGCGATGTAACCCGCTCCACACTGGAAGGGGGAGATGTGATGATGATTGCGCAACGCCACCTGATGATTGGCGTAAGTGAACGCACAACGTTATACGCTGCACAGCAGGTGATGCGCTTAGTGTTTGATAAGAATTTGGTAGACACCGTCACGATTCTTAAAATTCCGAAGAAGCGCGACTACATGCATATCGACACGATCTTTACGCAGGTGAAACGGAATGTATGGGTGCTGCTGGGTTCGCTTGCCCGTACGGGCGACGAGGCAAAAAAGCGGGATGTCATTCATTTTTTCGCGCCGAAAGATGTATCTGAAGATCTGAAAATACTCCAGTTTATTAAAGGGCTCGAGCATAAGCCCATCGAAATCGAAAATCTTGAGGACCTGCTGGCCGATATTAGCAAAAACGATCTGGGGGCCACTGACCCTGTGCAGTTCATCTATTCGGGTAACAATGAATTTCCGTTCGGAGCGCGGGAACAATGGACCGATTCCTGTAACCTGCTGGCCCTGAAAGACGGTGTTGTTATCGGATACGATCGCAATGAAAAAACCGCTGAGGCATTTCGGGGCGCGGGTTTCGAAGTCGTTGCCGCTGCTAAATTGCTGGAGCGTTTTGAGCGGGGGGAGTCATCTCCGGAAACAATTGAAAATACCTTTATCATGCTTCCATCGGCCGAACTGTCGAGGGCCAGAGGGGGATCGCACTGTATGAGCCTGCCTTTGTTAAGAGAAGAAGTTTGA
- a CDS encoding GlxA family transcriptional regulator: MSTAPSTQQVVFIVPPLVHVLDLAGPVQLFYEAIEYGAPYQLRYCSFQNQLISSAGLAIGPVESFTQLQLQPSDLLVIPGMEMGYIRSTALKTEQDFLTWLREQHHQGIIICSVCTGAFLVAQAGLLDGRKCTTHWKRLAELQTTYPQVITQQDRLFIQDSGVYTSAGVTAGIDMALAILEERQGPLFVSKIARELVVYLRRGPHHSQKSVYLDYRNHINVAVHQVQDWLITNLQTRITLDELAQVAGMSTRNLTRTFRKETGLSICDYTTLLRLERARTLRQNPGMTLEAIAGQCGFQDARQLRRIWQQDASKNSTHHLSKLNEQIDETRIK, encoded by the coding sequence ATGTCCACCGCTCCGTCTACTCAACAAGTCGTTTTTATTGTACCACCTCTTGTCCACGTGTTGGATCTGGCAGGACCCGTACAGTTATTTTACGAAGCCATCGAGTACGGAGCCCCCTACCAACTACGCTATTGCTCCTTCCAAAATCAGCTTATCAGTTCAGCGGGACTGGCTATAGGCCCAGTAGAATCCTTTACCCAACTGCAATTGCAGCCTAGCGATCTACTCGTTATCCCGGGCATGGAGATGGGTTATATCCGGTCGACTGCGCTAAAAACAGAGCAAGATTTCTTGACCTGGCTCCGTGAGCAACACCACCAGGGGATAATTATATGCTCCGTTTGTACGGGTGCCTTTTTAGTTGCTCAGGCTGGCCTACTGGATGGCCGAAAATGTACGACTCACTGGAAACGTTTGGCAGAGTTGCAAACGACGTACCCCCAAGTGATTACTCAGCAGGATCGATTGTTTATCCAAGACAGCGGAGTTTATACAAGTGCAGGCGTAACGGCGGGTATTGACATGGCACTGGCGATCTTGGAAGAGCGGCAGGGACCCTTATTTGTCTCGAAGATAGCCCGTGAATTGGTCGTCTATTTACGCCGTGGTCCCCACCATTCGCAAAAAAGCGTTTACCTCGATTATCGTAATCACATTAACGTGGCTGTTCACCAGGTTCAGGACTGGCTAATTACTAATCTGCAAACCAGGATCACCTTAGACGAGTTGGCCCAAGTGGCAGGTATGAGTACTCGCAACCTGACCCGAACGTTTCGAAAAGAAACAGGACTTTCCATTTGTGACTACACCACGCTGCTGCGTCTGGAGCGGGCGCGTACCCTACGACAAAATCCGGGCATGACCCTAGAGGCCATTGCCGGGCAATGTGGTTTTCAGGATGCACGTCAGCTGCGTCGAATCTGGCAGCAAGACGCATCTAAGAACAGTACCCATCACTTATCTAAACTCAATGAACAAATCGATGAAACCCGAATTAAGTAA
- a CDS encoding SdrD B-like domain-containing protein: MSNFTLFIHQTQAGKLASSPVSAATTGDSQPAGAKSVSIPAWSTIKQSLGFILISYLISIFPSAIYGQGVEIQKSVSKSTINPQSDFTYTLKYSCTSITDPCQDVVITDKLPQGATEVRLFSQIGTTSYNATTGIATFTLGDLPAGTTGQVEIRLQVDGSIPGGTVLPNSATVTSGGTPIVSNSVSTTVNTQQATILRKLTGSTNSAGSNVFSQGSEGYYLFDFSNSGNTSFSNFCLADSTLPIPDKLRVTSIQTGEYNNYWGDAVPETVTVSYKTNLNTSYQDLSGSPFSTSVSSSVTPTLAANEYITAVKWCFNGTALPGFSVLKEPTIVVAVAADAPLGDYQNCSTLNQDGTTVRQACASFTVKTPVNGAITHIIKTNGNPSNTTPGDTITHTVTITNLESATQGLQNGRVHDGFITNNYEYVPNSWTYTGPGSPPTFTTTQANGNTYLNWTLTGELPVGAQMQLSYKLIIRPGNGGFLPNSVLVNGSNVYSCSAPTVGADSWDLDQDGDFEETVCIGYSELLVRSLALLKSEKLVKGQLDAAYSKYPAYGQTVPGGLADYRLRVSNDGNVPMKNIVIIDVLPFIGDKGVLDTQDRLTQWRPNLAGPVTPPAGVSVYYSTQPNPCRPELNFSPAGCTNANWSTVPPTDITTVQSLKFDFGSIVIQPGDSLFLAWPMRAPTDAPTSGEIAWNSFGYIAARNDNNVQLLAAEPIKVGIQVNPLIPAVYGDFVWLDTDKDGVQDTGEPGISGVRVELYKDNGDGISDKNTDTYVGFTVTDAKGRYLFSGLQAGDYYAIFYPPSGYAISPSLAGSNPSVDSEGTIAAVTHLDAGETDLTWDLGIFPSTACNVQITNVTVSDCNYSGGVSRATVNVFVTWANAPAGQDITVSLAGATAQTIDVTGAATSPVLVSFTIAADGANHAITAGFATVACQDNSSILSPQPCAPAVCSIGLTNVLFGACTGTKRQVNATVSWSNGPQGENIIVTWDGVPVDTILVSGGLGSPQPTSFYVTGGTGNHTLSAKFASKATCSASVSNLTVAACALPCNITVNATSTSICEGQTGTLTASGATTYLWSNGATGSSISVNVAGTYSVTGTTSAGCSDVATATVTINPVATLNVTSATVCEGQTGTLTASGATTYLWSNGATTASINVNVAGTYSVTGNSGSGCTGVGSGILSVSPPPTVNVSSISICAGQTGTLTASGASTYLWSNGATGSSISVNVAGTYSVTGTTTGCSDVATATVTINPVATLNVTSATVCEGQTGTLTASGATTYLWSNGATTASISVNVAGTYSVTGNSGSGCTGVGSATLTVSPPPTVNVSSISICEGQTGTLTASGASTYLWSNGATGSSISVNVAGTYSVTGTTTGGCSDVATATVTINPVATLNVTS, encoded by the coding sequence ATGTCAAACTTTACTCTATTCATTCACCAGACTCAAGCTGGCAAGTTGGCCAGCAGCCCTGTATCGGCTGCCACAACAGGCGACTCCCAGCCAGCAGGGGCCAAAAGCGTCTCGATACCCGCCTGGTCTACGATAAAGCAATCACTTGGGTTTATCCTTATCAGTTACTTAATAAGTATCTTTCCTTCAGCCATTTACGGCCAGGGGGTAGAGATCCAAAAAAGTGTATCAAAAAGTACCATCAATCCACAATCGGATTTCACCTACACTCTTAAGTATAGCTGTACCAGTATTACTGATCCCTGTCAGGATGTGGTGATTACCGATAAGTTACCTCAGGGTGCAACGGAGGTTAGGCTCTTTTCGCAGATAGGTACGACCTCGTATAATGCGACAACCGGGATTGCAACCTTTACTTTGGGAGACCTACCTGCCGGGACAACTGGACAAGTAGAAATTAGACTTCAGGTCGACGGAAGTATACCCGGTGGTACTGTATTACCCAACAGTGCTACTGTTACTTCAGGCGGAACACCCATTGTTAGTAATAGTGTATCCACGACCGTTAATACCCAGCAAGCTACTATTCTAAGGAAATTGACTGGTAGCACCAATTCGGCTGGTAGCAATGTATTCTCACAGGGTTCTGAAGGCTATTATTTATTTGACTTTAGTAATTCTGGCAATACCTCATTCAGCAATTTCTGTTTAGCAGATTCGACGCTACCTATACCCGATAAACTGCGGGTTACATCCATTCAAACAGGGGAATACAATAATTACTGGGGGGATGCCGTACCCGAAACGGTTACGGTTTCTTATAAAACGAATCTTAACACCAGTTACCAAGACCTATCTGGTTCGCCCTTTTCAACCAGCGTATCGTCTTCAGTAACACCGACATTAGCCGCTAATGAATACATTACAGCCGTAAAGTGGTGTTTTAATGGAACGGCACTACCAGGCTTTAGTGTCCTTAAGGAACCTACTATTGTCGTCGCGGTAGCGGCTGATGCTCCGTTGGGCGATTATCAAAATTGCTCGACGCTTAACCAGGACGGTACAACAGTCCGTCAAGCCTGTGCCTCATTCACAGTTAAAACGCCTGTTAACGGAGCCATTACTCATATCATTAAGACCAACGGCAATCCTTCCAATACTACACCAGGAGATACCATTACGCATACAGTGACCATCACCAATTTGGAGTCGGCAACTCAAGGCTTGCAGAACGGCAGAGTGCATGATGGATTCATAACCAACAATTATGAATACGTACCCAACTCCTGGACCTACACCGGTCCAGGTTCGCCCCCTACGTTTACAACGACTCAGGCAAATGGTAATACGTATCTGAATTGGACCCTAACCGGTGAGCTTCCTGTAGGTGCTCAAATGCAGTTGTCCTACAAATTAATCATACGTCCTGGCAATGGAGGTTTCCTACCGAATAGTGTTCTCGTAAACGGATCGAATGTTTATTCATGTTCGGCCCCAACTGTAGGAGCTGACTCCTGGGATTTGGATCAGGATGGGGATTTTGAAGAAACCGTCTGCATTGGTTATTCAGAGTTGTTGGTTCGTTCATTAGCCCTGTTGAAATCTGAGAAGTTGGTAAAGGGGCAGTTAGATGCTGCTTATTCCAAGTACCCTGCTTATGGGCAAACCGTTCCGGGTGGCCTGGCCGATTACCGGCTCCGCGTTTCCAACGACGGAAATGTCCCGATGAAGAATATTGTCATTATTGACGTCTTACCCTTCATTGGCGATAAAGGCGTATTGGATACGCAAGACCGACTCACACAGTGGCGGCCCAACTTGGCTGGTCCTGTAACGCCACCCGCTGGTGTGAGCGTTTATTATTCGACCCAACCCAACCCATGTCGGCCCGAACTTAACTTCAGCCCTGCTGGCTGTACGAATGCCAACTGGTCGACTGTACCTCCTACGGATATCACCACGGTTCAGTCTCTCAAGTTCGATTTTGGTAGTATCGTTATCCAGCCCGGCGATTCACTCTTCCTGGCCTGGCCAATGCGCGCACCAACTGACGCACCCACCAGTGGCGAGATTGCCTGGAACTCTTTTGGCTATATTGCTGCCCGTAACGATAATAATGTTCAGCTTCTGGCCGCCGAGCCCATCAAGGTGGGTATTCAGGTTAACCCACTGATACCCGCTGTCTATGGTGACTTTGTTTGGCTCGATACCGACAAGGATGGTGTTCAGGATACTGGAGAACCAGGTATATCAGGCGTGCGCGTTGAACTTTACAAAGACAACGGAGATGGTATATCAGATAAAAACACCGATACCTATGTCGGATTTACGGTCACTGATGCCAAAGGTCGTTACCTCTTCTCCGGTTTACAAGCCGGCGATTATTATGCTATTTTTTATCCACCTTCTGGCTATGCTATTTCACCTAGCCTGGCCGGTAGCAACCCTAGTGTAGACTCCGAAGGAACCATTGCTGCGGTCACTCATCTGGATGCCGGGGAAACCGACCTAACCTGGGATTTGGGCATCTTCCCCAGCACTGCCTGCAATGTGCAGATTACTAATGTTACTGTTAGTGATTGTAATTACTCGGGTGGAGTGAGCCGGGCCACCGTCAACGTATTTGTGACCTGGGCCAATGCACCAGCAGGACAGGACATCACAGTGAGCTTGGCAGGAGCTACTGCTCAAACTATCGATGTAACCGGCGCAGCTACCTCTCCAGTTCTGGTCAGCTTCACCATTGCAGCTGACGGAGCTAATCATGCTATCACGGCTGGCTTCGCTACGGTGGCCTGCCAGGACAACAGTTCCATACTATCTCCTCAACCCTGTGCGCCAGCGGTTTGCTCAATTGGCCTGACTAATGTGCTGTTCGGAGCCTGCACAGGCACCAAACGACAGGTAAATGCAACGGTTTCGTGGAGCAACGGTCCCCAGGGAGAGAACATCATTGTGACCTGGGATGGCGTACCCGTAGATACCATTCTGGTTTCGGGAGGTTTGGGTTCTCCTCAGCCGACAAGCTTTTATGTAACAGGAGGAACCGGCAACCATACGCTTTCAGCCAAATTCGCCAGCAAGGCTACTTGTTCAGCTTCAGTTTCCAACTTGACGGTAGCGGCTTGTGCCTTACCGTGTAATATAACAGTCAATGCCACTTCGACCAGCATCTGCGAAGGCCAAACCGGCACGCTTACCGCTTCGGGGGCCACTACCTACCTGTGGAGCAATGGCGCTACCGGCTCGTCCATCTCCGTCAATGTGGCCGGCACCTACTCGGTGACGGGTACCACATCAGCGGGTTGTTCGGATGTGGCCACCGCCACGGTCACCATCAACCCCGTCGCTACCCTCAATGTCACATCCGCCACCGTCTGCGAAGGCCAGACGGGCACCCTTACCGCATCGGGAGCGACCACCTACCTGTGGAGTAACGGGGCCACTACGGCTTCCATCAATGTCAATGTAGCCGGCACCTACTCGGTGACGGGCAACAGTGGCTCGGGTTGTACCGGGGTTGGATCGGGCATCCTCTCGGTCAGCCCTCCCCCCACCGTCAACGTCTCCTCCATCAGCATCTGCGCCGGACAGACGGGCACGCTCACCGCTTCAGGAGCATCTACCTACCTGTGGAGCAATGGCGCCACGGGCTCATCCATCTCCGTCAATGTGGCCGGCACCTACTCGGTGACGGGTACGACGACAGGTTGTTCGGATGTGGCCACCGCCACGGTCACTATCAATCCCGTGGCCACCCTCAATGTCACCTCGGCTACCGTCTGCGAAGGCCAGACGGGTACCCTTACCGCATCGGGAGCGACCACCTACCTGTGGAGTAACGGGGCCACTACGGCTTCCATCTCGGTCAATGTGGCCGGCACCTACTCGGTGACGGGCAACAGTGGCTCAGGTTGTACCGGGGTTGGCTCAGCCACCCTCACGGTTAGCCCACCCCCCACCGTCAACGTCTCCTCCATCAGCATCTGCGAAGGCCAAACCGGTACGCTCACCGCATCCGGAGCATCTACCTACCTGTGGAGCAATGGCGCCACGGGCTCGTCCATCTCCGTCAATGTGGCCGGCACCTACTCGGTGACGGGTACGACGACAGGGGGGTGTAGTGATGTAGCTACCGCCACGGTCACCATCAATCCTGTCGCCACCCTCAATGTCACCTCGG
- a CDS encoding carcinine hydrolase/isopenicillin-N N-acyltransferase family protein encodes MNKSMKPELSKPKVCNNYRKSRGFGCWWYVCLVIVCALTPVEAAFSCTIFVLTDAKRTLFFNNEDYSNPATRIWFQPATKDYYGCAYLGFNDGWAQGGVNQYGLAFDWVAGANEAYTPASNLKSLQGNAAERMLESCRTVNDAITFYQRYAEPGFASASMLIADKTGASVIISAQDEQLHFNQSHQSRGFGYGNESLKKMLTPTLSPSIQNGLPILKACRQEGIYATKYSSVYDLTKGDISLVSLTDKGERVTLNLPTELKKGGHYYDIPAIGQQRLLPLMPLVAGMNRYLWEGYEPFPADEPVTTNLVQEVIKKTQAGTLRPDDFTPEFWKVLAPIQKDIQSDLRRLGTLLSVRLLERKQSSRLYLMDYQNATVLQRFELDSLNRIASIKSEAAEMKVSVAREK; translated from the coding sequence ATGAACAAATCGATGAAACCCGAATTAAGTAAGCCGAAGGTTTGCAACAACTATCGCAAGAGTCGGGGCTTTGGCTGTTGGTGGTATGTATGTTTGGTGATAGTATGTGCGCTTACTCCAGTTGAAGCGGCTTTTTCCTGCACCATATTTGTTCTGACAGATGCGAAACGAACCTTGTTTTTCAATAACGAGGATTACTCAAATCCAGCTACTCGTATCTGGTTTCAACCAGCCACCAAGGACTATTATGGCTGTGCCTATCTGGGATTCAATGACGGCTGGGCGCAGGGTGGCGTCAATCAGTACGGATTGGCTTTTGACTGGGTTGCTGGCGCAAATGAAGCGTACACGCCAGCCTCAAACTTGAAAAGTCTTCAAGGTAACGCGGCCGAGCGAATGCTTGAATCCTGTAGAACAGTAAACGACGCCATCACCTTTTACCAACGTTACGCAGAACCCGGATTTGCTTCCGCCAGCATGTTGATTGCCGATAAGACGGGGGCTTCGGTAATCATTAGTGCCCAAGATGAACAACTCCATTTTAACCAGTCTCATCAATCCAGAGGCTTCGGGTATGGTAACGAGTCGCTCAAAAAAATGCTTACCCCAACCCTTAGTCCATCGATCCAAAACGGATTACCCATTCTAAAAGCCTGTCGGCAGGAGGGTATATATGCCACTAAATATTCAAGTGTTTATGATCTAACCAAGGGCGATATCTCTTTGGTCTCGCTGACCGATAAGGGAGAAAGGGTAACCTTAAATTTACCCACAGAGCTAAAAAAAGGCGGTCATTATTATGACATTCCGGCTATTGGCCAGCAGCGCTTACTGCCGCTGATGCCGCTGGTTGCGGGCATGAACCGGTACTTGTGGGAAGGGTACGAACCTTTCCCGGCGGACGAGCCCGTCACGACCAACTTGGTGCAGGAGGTGATCAAGAAAACTCAGGCTGGTACGCTTCGCCCAGACGATTTTACGCCCGAGTTTTGGAAGGTACTGGCTCCGATCCAGAAGGATATACAATCCGATTTACGAAGGTTGGGGACTTTGTTATCTGTAAGACTTTTGGAGCGAAAGCAGTCATCGCGCTTATATCTGATGGATTATCAGAACGCCACGGTCCTTCAACGCTTTGAGCTTGATTCACTGAACCGTATTGCTTCGATCAAGTCGGAAGCTGCGGAAATGAAAGTGAGCGTCGCACGAGAGAAGTAG
- a CDS encoding S41 family peptidase has translation MKSVFLAGVKFPCLFILLALSISTLAQTKVVVDDTTPKQYLPKALQEDFLIFRKTLETTYPSLYRYADSVTINTYLNQQFSLLNRPMDETEFYKIIALCCARLNDEHLIAKPSPDYFKNQFVNKVKSFPFTFKIINRRFYIVKSASIPSPIKAGSELISINGRLMEEILNRLLPAIPADGYIQTFKIRHLEDYSTTQEENLFDILYPIFVEEATSFRLEYILPDQPSTKQTVVVAGLSKDEYRTFYQQRQVLEKPLTFTYLKEDVAYLKISSFLGWHRRRFKQNFDSLYQAIFNELKVKNIPHLILDLRNNEGGDTTGEELIAYLLKNPYRHFDYIEKKYVGLPPVSTYLENGEKLYVADSTVYKTASGSYRPKPEYYRQWTPLLLEQLPKANYFNGQLTVLANGASGSMAAVVCSFIKSNQRAVFIGEETGGAMEGPTARSFTKLTLPNTYIRIDVPLTKTVNAVTYTKGRGVIPDYWIEPSIEELIHGVDTELNFALKLLNHK, from the coding sequence ATGAAATCCGTTTTCTTGGCTGGGGTTAAATTTCCCTGCCTATTTATTCTACTGGCATTGTCCATTAGCACGCTAGCCCAAACAAAGGTGGTCGTGGATGATACTACCCCCAAACAATATCTGCCTAAGGCTTTACAAGAAGACTTCTTGATTTTTAGAAAAACCCTGGAAACTACGTATCCTAGTTTATATCGCTATGCCGATTCGGTTACCATCAATACGTATCTGAACCAGCAATTTTCCTTACTCAATAGGCCGATGGACGAAACTGAATTTTATAAAATAATTGCGCTCTGCTGTGCGCGTCTAAACGATGAGCATCTGATTGCTAAACCTTCGCCTGACTATTTCAAGAATCAGTTTGTCAACAAGGTTAAAAGTTTCCCCTTTACCTTCAAGATTATTAATCGGCGGTTTTATATTGTTAAGAGTGCTAGCATCCCATCACCCATTAAAGCGGGTTCCGAGCTTATTTCGATTAACGGCCGGCTCATGGAAGAGATTTTAAATCGGTTACTGCCTGCTATCCCGGCCGATGGCTATATTCAAACATTTAAGATTCGTCACCTGGAGGATTACTCGACCACTCAAGAAGAGAATCTGTTTGATATACTGTATCCCATTTTTGTCGAAGAAGCCACATCATTCCGTCTGGAGTACATTTTGCCGGACCAGCCCTCAACCAAACAAACCGTAGTTGTAGCTGGTCTGAGCAAAGACGAGTATCGAACATTTTATCAACAGAGGCAGGTTCTAGAAAAACCACTTACGTTTACGTATTTGAAAGAAGATGTAGCATATCTAAAGATTAGTTCGTTTCTAGGCTGGCACAGACGACGGTTTAAGCAAAACTTTGATTCGCTGTATCAAGCGATTTTTAATGAGCTCAAGGTTAAAAACATACCTCACCTGATTTTGGATCTACGAAATAACGAGGGAGGAGACACTACGGGGGAGGAACTGATTGCTTACTTATTAAAAAATCCCTACCGGCACTTTGATTACATTGAGAAAAAATATGTCGGCCTTCCCCCGGTAAGTACGTATTTAGAGAACGGGGAAAAACTCTATGTAGCGGATTCGACCGTTTATAAAACGGCATCCGGCAGCTATCGACCCAAGCCAGAATACTACCGCCAATGGACACCCCTCTTACTGGAGCAGTTACCTAAAGCGAACTATTTCAATGGACAATTGACGGTGCTGGCTAACGGGGCTTCGGGCTCCATGGCTGCGGTTGTCTGTAGTTTTATAAAGTCGAATCAGCGGGCGGTCTTTATTGGCGAGGAAACCGGTGGGGCAATGGAAGGCCCCACGGCGAGGTCTTTTACGAAATTAACCTTGCCCAATACGTATATACGTATTGATGTGCCTTTAACCAAAACGGTTAATGCCGTAACGTATACCAAAGGTAGAGGGGTCATTCCTGATTATTGGATTGAGCCGTCAATCGAGGAGCTGATTCATGGTGTGGACACCGAGCTGAACTTTGCCCTGAAGCTACTTAATCATAAGTAG
- the ctlX gene encoding citrulline utilization hydrolase CtlX — MQSQATSRILMIRPVHFGFNPETAESNAFQDVKLAAQTKDVAQEDARREFDEMVRQLQAIGVDVMVYDDTVDPYTPDSIFPNNWVSFHASGTVVLYPMQAENRRLERRPDIINDLAERFHVAKVIDLTYFEKEGKYLEGTGSMVLDRMNRVAFASLSPRTHPDVLAEFANQTGYRTVSFRAADANGKAVYHTNVLMCIGDTFAVVCLSAISDPDERLMVRQELERLNKRVIDITLEQMASFAGNMLMIQTQKGQKLLVMSTRAFESLTPKQIDQIDDYATLLHFDLSMIEGNGGGSARCMMAEVHLPRK, encoded by the coding sequence ATGCAATCACAAGCTACTTCCCGTATTTTAATGATTCGCCCCGTTCACTTTGGGTTTAACCCCGAAACTGCCGAGTCAAATGCGTTTCAGGATGTTAAACTGGCTGCGCAGACGAAGGATGTAGCCCAGGAGGATGCCCGGCGCGAATTCGACGAAATGGTGCGCCAGCTTCAGGCTATTGGGGTAGATGTGATGGTATATGACGATACTGTTGATCCTTATACACCGGATTCTATTTTCCCCAATAACTGGGTATCATTCCATGCCAGCGGAACAGTTGTGCTCTATCCGATGCAGGCAGAAAATCGTCGACTCGAACGCCGACCCGATATCATTAACGACCTTGCCGAGCGGTTTCACGTGGCTAAAGTCATTGACCTGACCTATTTTGAGAAGGAAGGAAAATATCTGGAAGGTACAGGGAGTATGGTTCTGGATCGAATGAACCGGGTAGCTTTTGCCAGTCTGTCGCCCCGGACCCATCCTGATGTCTTGGCCGAATTTGCCAATCAGACGGGTTATCGGACGGTGTCGTTCCGGGCGGCTGATGCGAATGGTAAAGCTGTCTATCACACGAATGTACTGATGTGTATCGGCGATACGTTCGCAGTGGTTTGCCTGTCGGCCATCAGCGATCCGGATGAGCGGCTTATGGTACGCCAGGAACTTGAGCGGCTCAATAAACGCGTGATCGATATTACGCTGGAACAAATGGCCAGTTTTGCCGGAAACATGCTGATGATTCAGACTCAGAAAGGCCAGAAACTGCTCGTGATGTCTACCCGCGCCTTCGAATCACTGACGCCCAAACAGATTGATCAGATCGATGACTATGCTACGCTACTGCATTTTGATTTATCGATGATTGAAGGCAATGGCGGAGGTTCTGCGCGTTGCATGATGGCCGAAGTGCATTTGCCAAGGAAATAA